Genomic window (Rosa chinensis cultivar Old Blush chromosome 6, RchiOBHm-V2, whole genome shotgun sequence):
CGCTCCAAGCATACGCTGGGCCCCACTCGCCTTCGTTGACAAGCGACGCGGAGAGGCCATTTAAACCCGAGAACTCGCTCATTCCAAGAACAAAACCCGACACGTCGTTTATCCTCCACCCGAAAAACCCGGAAATGGAGTCGCCGGAGCAGATCTTCATCCTTTCGGGGCAGAGCAACATGGCGGGTCGGGGCGGCGTGATCCGTGACCACGGCCACAACCACCACCAGCACTGGGACGGCGTCGTTCCGTCGGAGGCTCAGCCCGACCCTTCGATCCTCCGCCTCAACGCTCACCTCCACTGGGAGGCGGCGCGTGAGCCTCTCCACGCCGACATCGACACCAAGAAGGTGTGCGGTTTGGGTCCGGGAATGTCGTTCGCCAACGCGGTGAGGGGGCGCGTGGAGGGGAAGATTGGGCTGGTGCCGTGCGCGGTTGGCGGCACGGCGATCAAGGAGTGGGCGCGTGGGGAGCATCTGTACGAGAACATGGTGAAGAGGGCGCGTGAGAGCGTGAAGAACGGGGGAGAGATCAAAGGGTTGCTGTGGTACCAGGGGGAGAGCGACACGTCGTCTCAGCATGATGTTGATGCGTACCACGAGAACATGGTTAGGCTCATTGAGAATGTGCGCCATGACCTTGCTTTGCCTTCACTTCCAATTATCCAGGTTGGTCCATCACTCGGTTCTTTAGTGTCTAGCTCAGTTCTAACTCAATTTCGAATAATTGATTGCTAATGTTCACGTTTTGTAGTTCGAATTTTCTGCTAGCTTAATC
Coding sequences:
- the LOC112170371 gene encoding probable carbohydrate esterase At4g34215, which gives rise to MNSEVHPIRIPFSTRFPSNLKRYLLQRMRDEDEEQALLTHLLTVLVHYLKDKEEEEEEEEEEEEDSQEHAGEQHRLANRKRRRTRRRGTTTRRRRNDGVPLQAYAGPHSPSLTSDAERPFKPENSLIPRTKPDTSFILHPKNPEMESPEQIFILSGQSNMAGRGGVIRDHGHNHHQHWDGVVPSEAQPDPSILRLNAHLHWEAAREPLHADIDTKKVCGLGPGMSFANAVRGRVEGKIGLVPCAVGGTAIKEWARGEHLYENMVKRARESVKNGGEIKGLLWYQGESDTSSQHDVDAYHENMVRLIENVRHDLALPSLPIIQVAICSGDEKFLEKIREVQLGMKVENVVCVDAKGLELKDDHLHLTTKAQVQLGQMLADAYLKHFGSANSHHPAL